The Neodiprion pinetum isolate iyNeoPine1 chromosome 5, iyNeoPine1.2, whole genome shotgun sequence genome segment CATTTCCTAAGCGTAACAATGtagttttataaaatttctctctgtTCGTGACGAAACTGAAATACAGAGACATATCCTCAAAGTTGACCCATGGATCCATGTCTTACAACGCTTCGCCGACCGGGCGAATCGTCAATTCCGTAACCTGTAAGTTTataaaattgatcaaatttaaaaaacaaaatgtgtGACACTGTTGAACACAGAGATGGAATGAACTATTATGCAGAGCGTAAAacgtgaaacttgaaaatatacatatttaagaAGCAGCGAGGATGAAGCACGTTTTAAATCGTCACCTGAACATGTTCCGGGTTGCCCAATACGTAGATAACTGCCGCAGCTATGTTTTCCGGCTTGAGACATGGAAATTTGCTGAACAAACCCTCGGGGTCAGGAACACCAGCGGCCCGAGCGATGTCCGTCTTGACAACTCCGGGACTGATGCTCTGGAAAAATACCATGAGTCCAGCCTCGCTCCGATTTTTATAATCGTGGTAAGTCTTCCTGACAAAAGAACTACAATTAAGAATTGCTTCCTGACACTCAAGTCTTCTCACCGTAATTTTAATCTTGCTACCAACAGCCACGAGATCCCGTCTCACTGTTTCCGTCATGGCAGTAATTGCGTGTTTAGCGCTTGGACACAGACTGCAAGGGTTCTCGAAGGGGATCCAATGTCCTGCAACGCTGTGGAAACACAATAACATCGTTAATATTCTTTTGGTACTCGCATGTCATCGCTTCTTTATTCACAGAGATGAATCTCGCACGATTGATCGTTCACCTGTTGATGTTGATAATGTGACCCACTACGTTTCGCCTTCGCATTGAAGCCACAGCTTCTCTCACACCTACGGCAGGTGCCATGACATTGAGCTCGAGTGTCTTCCGAAAACCTTCAATATCGTCATCTAAATCAAACAATGACAAAACAATTAGGTACAAGGAATGAGCGATGAACACGTGCTTGGACGTCTGACAGTTATTAGCAcaagtcaaaaataaaaaaaatcctcagtTTTCATTGCCTACCAATGAATCGCTTGGGAGTCCAAAGACCAGCATTATTAACGAGGACGTGGACGCCTCCAAATTCGGTATCAACCCATTTAAAAACGCACTGAAATTTTTCCGTGTCGGTAACGTCGCACTGCTTCGGATAAAACTTTCCCTTGGCTCCCTCGAGCCGTTTTTCCAGTGCTTCCAAGTTCTCCAATCGCCTGGCAAGTCCGACGACCAACAATCCCTCCTTGACGAGAGCTTCGGcgattttttcaccgataCCCGCACTGGAACCGGTCACAATTGCAGCTTTCCCGGCCCAACGATCCATGTCTTCAGAGTGACTTGAACTACCATTAATGATACGCGTGCACATCTTTATATCCATGTAACTAAAGACTCCACCCCTGCGCAATCAGCGCGTAGACCCCTCTCGTCGCTCGTTTCGTTAtcttttcgataaaaaaaatcgtcccGGTAACTTGGAGCACGAATACCACGAACCGCTGGTCCCAAAAGATCAAAAACCATGAAACGGAGGACCTGGACAGACCTGGGTCCGTCAAACTACGGAGCGCAGGATCTAGACGCCGAAAACCACGAAGCGGAAGcggtatttttaaaaatttccccTCCATTGTGGGATTGATATCTCGGTGTAGGGTTATCtcagaataaaaacaaaattttgtaaatatcgATACAAATGTAGCTATCGTTGCACACGGCTGTGCTGTACTGtactgattttatttatttattttttttattattattattattattatatgcagAATGATGACGgctagaataaaaaaaaggggtCTTgttaatgaaagaaattttaatcCGTCGGCATTTCatgagtgaagaaaaaaagaacagccCATATCTTggttaattttaaatattttgtaatcaaaatttatgtaaaacaagTTTAATATACACTTAATAAAATACCAACAATCCGATTACTTTAATAATTAGTTATctctgtgaaaaatattcttaaaaaTCTGTCGTTTTTTTCGACCATCACAGTGGCCTTCCCTCTTAATAAATAAGAttagtttttcatattttaaacttattattacatattatcCAATTGCCAATGTATACAGCAATATTAAAGTACCGGGAATAAAGGCTAACTTCGTATATTATGTTATAGcttataataatttgtaccTATACATTGTATTACGATACATGCACTGCCCAgcctaaaaataataaatatatttatactataGACAggtgtaacaaaataaaaactacCGCTTCGAACTTGTGGAATCTCTGAAAATCATGACATGGAAACGTTCGATCTGATAGTTCGCAATTGTTGAggggaagggaaaaaaaaattgcaacacTATAACGGaatcttcttttctctctctctcgctctctctttcttcctctcCGAATTTTTATAATCTCACAATATTCCGTATCCTCGATTACTTACGTATTGTATAATCTCAGAAAGAGAATTATTTCTCTGTATTGTACAGATGTGACTCGATGTCagctaaaattttttacctggAATCGAGAGTCTGGCTCATCATAATTACACGGTGTACCAGCTACTACTCAGCAATGGGAGTTTCAGGTGCAGTGCATCATTCTGCCGGCGTATTTCCTACGTGAAGTTACGTTATGTGAAAACTCGGAATAATCTGTTACGATACGCGACGAATCGATATGACTTCACCGATCTCAAGCATTATTGTGCTACTCCTTATTACGGCAAATTCTTGTCTCCTATGGCCCCTGACACAAAACGATGTTCCGGAATCACCATCGAACCCGAAGCACCTCCTCGAAGAATTCGAAGCACAGAACCTCACCTACCAGGCAAAGATTGATCCCACTGCCTCGCGAGTTGATAAAAACAGAAACCGACTCGACGGcaagtataatattttgctCATTCGATTCTTCGATCACCTTTTCGTAAATTTACTGATCGTTCCTTCGTCCTGGATAAGACCGTGAACATatgttgataaattttgaggaAATAATGGagaactgaagaatataatataaaaattattgatcaATATTTTAATGACCGGACTACGTTTTCTCTCCAATCCAGGTACAGTTTCCGAACGAATAACGAGATCAAGCAACGACGGTCAGTCGTCGTTTCGACTAGACGAGGATCGTCAGAAAAAGGAAGCGACTGAACAGTTCAGTCAGAAGAATTTGGGATATAATCAGCACGATGTTTCGTCTCTGGAGTGTTTATCGTGGCGGCAATACCACCGTGAAAATAACCGTCGACCGCGTCCGTTCGTAACACCGGCTTCAAAATCACCGACGGTTTTGACAAACCCCGTAAAGATGCTGTCCAGCCAAGAAACCGCGTAGCTTGTCCCAATTTACGTTGTGCAGAACAACAAATCCGGCGCAGCCGATAACTTTATGGCCTATGGCGAGAAAACTACGACGGTAGATGATAACAAGAACGTCTTGATTGACCTGTTGCACGATAATCAACAGCCGCCCGCATTTACAGGGTCGAGTACACTCAACagcctggaattttttcagacgaatattttattttccgatCCAATTTTTGCCGCGTACTTGGCTGGATTTTCGGGCTTCTTCAAAGGCTTGCAAGTGCCCCACCTCGACAAAGATTGCTCGATGTTAGTCCAAGTTTTGCCTATTTTTCTAGTCAATAATTTCATCGACGCGTTGGTCAAAATCGGCAAATTGCAACTGGCCAACAGTTTTACGGTGCCGTTTATCGTCTTGAGTGTGATTAATTtcattgtgtattttttattcctggAAGAATACTGCCCCCCTAccttataataataaagatgTTCAAAGTCTTTTGCGTTTTAAAGACCATTGTCAATGAATATTCCGATGATTAAAATTATCGCAAGTTTtagtttatttaatttacacAACCGACATTTTTTCCAGTTTAATTTTACTCTAGATGAATCGAAGCTTTTCTCTTGATGTATTTTCTAAATCACGCTTGATCCTGGAATGTttttgaaatggaaaaagcTTCCTCGGCCTAATTGTTTGGCACATTGATGcgattttcttgatttttcaaatcaagaCATCTGCTGTTAGTGATGCCTACAGGCTGAGAAAATAAATCCTTAAATTCGGACCATTCATAACTTAATTCCGAAAATATCACGTAGGCAATGTGCGTCATTGTAAATGGAATATTTCCGTAGGTATTGAACAGCGGAGGATTGCTGAAATGTTATGACGAATGTTACGTAAGTCGAAGAGTGGGAAACTGTTTTGCATAAGACTAATCTTATACTGCAAGAATATAATTCGTTGTTGgcgcataaaaaaaatgttataacGACCCTAATAAACCTGTGTTCACTTCAATCCATCATTATTACGCTGTCCCAAGTTTACTGTTACAATTCTTGGATTTCTCGAGCGGCCGGGACTCGTCGCTCGtcagtaaatattttatatatcaTCAAGATACCTCGCAGCTAGAGTCTGATCCTTCCAAAGAATCATCGACAGCTTTGTTATATTCGTATCGTCGCATATCGTAAAAAAAGGTAATCTAACCGCACCCTTGAAATCGTGTCGAGCACGTAAACCTAACGTTACGATCTGTGAAATTTACTCCGACACTTACGCATTGTAACCTTATTTAGAAAATGACATCTGTCATCTTGACATCCGTCAGCCCAGACTTGCCTCACTGAGCAACGCGATTCTAACCTAACACCTTAGAGCAAATCGAGCTGACCTAACCTGAAAATTCTtgatatttgaagaaaaaaaaagaaagaaacgcgTCGCGCCGGAAGGCCGATGAtcaatcaaaataataaaatagattCTTATGACAATGCCAATCCTTAGTTTTATAGGTTGAACCATTTTATTGACCATTAGCAGAGTGATTATAACTTGAAGCACACCGGGCTAACCTAACCTGGAAATTGTtaatatttgaaacaaaacaaacacGCTACACGAGAAGACCAATGATCAATCATAATTATTAGATACACATTTATGACAATGCCAATGCTCGGTTTCGTCACTTTAACCCTTTTATTGACCAACTGTCTCTGTAATGTAGCGTCTTCACAGTTCGTCGAAATGGCATCTGACAAGGAGGaccaagaaaatatatttaaccAGATGTCCAAATCCAACGATAAATTTACCAATAGATTTTATTCGGTAAGTTGATAGTTTTATCCAGAATTTGTTcagctttgtaatttttgtgGAATAATAATCCGACTTAAAATGCAAAAACTTGTTGAAGAATTGTCCAAATCGATTTGGCGCATTCTAAATTTGGAGGAAAAATGATGACCGATGTATATCAATATTTCAGATGGTTGCACCCAAAGTTGGAGGCAATACTGTCTGTTCTCCGCTAAGCGCTCACATGATTCTATCTATATTGACGTACGGAGCACGAGGGAAAACTGCGGAGGAATTGAGAAGCGCTCTTTACCTACTCAGCGACGACTCTCTGACCCAGAATGGATTCAAGTCCCTTCTACAGTCGTTGAATGTAATTCTTTTGCAATTCCGTAATATCCGAGAACAAAAGGAACGAAACAAACATTGTATCCATAAACTGCTGTTCATCGCAATTCAACAATCAAAAACCCTTCACCACAAATAACAATTGCATACTTTCTTGCCCAAGTTTTTTTAAGTTAAGTATACGATATTATGCAAATtagtaaatatttatcatcatttttctttccagaATGCTACAGGGCTTGAAATCAGTTTGGCAAACGCAATTTATATTCAGGAGGGTATAACTCTGATGCCTGAATTTTTGTCTATGAATTCGAAATACTTTGATTCAGATACACCGAGGGTTGACTTCAAGAACAGTGTGGAGTCCACTCGACAGATAAATTCTTGGGTTGAAAATCAAACCAACAACAGAATCAAGAACTTATTGTCCGCTGGTAATTTGATGCAGTTGCTCAATTCCGAGACAGAATTCGCCGGTGATACATAACTGGAAtcaattcgaaaatattcaactcattcctttgaaatttcaatattcaagAGTTATCACGCGTCAActtgaaaagttttaaaatcGTGACAATTATTTTCTGCATCAAGAAAAACTCAATTCTTCGTACACGTCAGTTGAAAACCATGAACATCTGtataaaaatcacattttccATCAGATGCAGTGAATGAATGGactaaaataataatgataaacgCTGTGTACTTCAAAGGGAACTGGGCGAACAAATTTAACACCGAATACACAGAGAATAGACCATTTTATATTACAAAAGATACTAAAAGACACATTCCTACTATGTATACAAAGTCTGAGTATGCTTACGCAGAGTTAGAAGAATTGAATGCCAGAGCAATTCGACTTCCATACTCAGTGAGTGATCGATACTAAAAGAGCGGCCCTTGGACTGCGTAATTGACagagatttttttatattgatattatattgCTTTCAGAACGATGACTTCAGTATGCTCATTATACTGCCGAACGAAATTGAAGGGCTGCGGAATttagaacaaaatttcaatcgaggAAGTATTGAAAGTACTTATTGGAGATCGGGCAAAGTAGAGTTGTTCTTACCCAAGTTCAAAGTTGAATCCACAATAAACCttgaagaaattttacaaGAGGTGAGTCCGCAGTTGATTGGTACAAGAGTTCAAGTCTTGGTATTAAAGCCTTTAGGCAATACaatgttattttgttttcattatttctgtTCCACCTTAGTCACAAtagtaaaattttctgcatCAAATGTGACATAATTTTCTTGCAATATAACTATTATTACGTAACCTATAGCACCATTACTGAATGACAAAGAATTAAACATAGCAAACAAGGTAAGGaaactttgtaaaaatttttgaatttttttcattcgcgcCACTGAGAATCATCTCGATTTGTTCGCATTAGGCATACTGTCTTTATCAAAtcattcaacaaaattctatTGCTTATCATTTCAGATGGGGATAAAGCAGGTATTTACCGATTTTGCAGACTTGAGTGGGATTTCACAAGCCCCATTAAAGGTTGGGCACGTCCTTCAGAAAGCATTTATTGAGGTCAACGAGGAGGGATCTGAAGCTGCCGCAGCTACttgtatgtattttatacTAAATGCCAATTAATCTGGAATGGATTCTAgtctgaaatttcaaaattgctATAAAAATCAGATTATAACTTTTTCCATACAGTCATTTTACTCTTCTAACACTTCTATCTCAATAATTGtccaaataaaattattgacatatacaatattttttattccacagTGGTTCAAATAAGATGCAGAAGAATGGCGAGTCCGCCAGAAGTCTTCGATGTCAACAGACCATTCATGTTCGCTATTCAACATAAGCCGAGTAAAATTCCGATATTCGTTGGCAGTATTAGAGATTTACAGATGCTTCCAACAAAAGACGAATTGTAACTAGATTCACTGTTTCTCAAGGGGACAACACGCTAATTGCAATGTTGGTCTTACTGTTAAACAATGCTGGCCTTCAAGTATATGTACTGTCTAATTACAAATCCTATCGCCTTCTGTGGTATTTTACGTATATGTATTCACTGTACATATTGTTACGTTTGAATTTAACAATTTATATctcaaatttcagaaaaaacaacgaaactCTATTGATCTATAATCAGTATTTACGTATAAACATCTAACATTGTATTTATGCAATTTGATGAATTGCGTTGCTGtatttgaaattagttttatcaAACTTGCACGACAGTCATAATTATCATGAAACATTCATAACTCCTACAATTGTTCGACagcttttttctttatatttgtATTGTTATGTCACGTAATCATTTTCACTATCAAATTAAAATCCATATgagtaatttaataataaattagatCATATAGATGGATTGACAAACATTTCTGTATCAAGACAATACATTCCATATCTCTGCTCTATGTATTGATATTATTAACATTACTAATAttgatgttattattattattattgctattattattattattattattattattattattattattattattatcattaactcgaaaaagtattcaaatatatttattgatcATGTGTATGTGTCAGAAAAAGAAGctgtttgaaataaaagacACTCGATGTTTTAACGGCGTGTTGTGTGATCCCAGAATGTAGaacgataaaatttgaacaagtaattatacaaaatattttcattactcGGTTACAAAACGGAGTTATAACCACattaaattgtgaat includes the following:
- the LOC124219486 gene encoding farnesol dehydrogenase-like; this encodes MDIKMCTRIINGSSSHSEDMDRWAGKAAIVTGSSAGIGEKIAEALVKEGLLVVGLARRLENLEALEKRLEGAKGKFYPKQCDVTDTEKFQCVFKWVDTEFGGVHVLVNNAGLWTPKRFIDDDIEGFRKTLELNVMAPAVGVREAVASMRRRNVVGHIININSVAGHWIPFENPCSLCPSAKHAITAMTETVRRDLVAVGSKIKITSISPGVVKTDIARAAGVPDPEGLFSKFPCLKPENIAAAVIYVLGNPEHVQVTELTIRPVGEAL
- the LOC124219483 gene encoding alaserpin-like isoform X1; translation: MTMPMLGFVTLTLLLTNCLCNVASSQFVEMASDKEDQENIFNQMSKSNDKFTNRFYSMVAPKVGGNTVCSPLSAHMILSILTYGARGKTAEELRSALYLLSDDSLTQNGFKSLLQSLNNATGLEISLANAIYIQEGITLMPEFLSMNSKYFDSDTPRVDFKNSVESTRQINSWVENQTNNRIKNLLSADAVNEWTKIIMINAVYFKGNWANKFNTEYTENRPFYITKDTKRHIPTMYTKSEYAYAELEELNARAIRLPYSNDDFSMLIILPNEIEGLRNLEQNFNRGSIESTYWRSGKVELFLPKFKVESTINLEEILQEMGIKQVFTDFADLSGISQAPLKVGHVLQKAFIEVNEEGSEAAAATLVQIRCRRMASPPEVFDVNRPFMFAIQHKPSKIPIFVGSIRDLQMLPTKDEL
- the LOC124219483 gene encoding alaserpin-like isoform X2 is translated as MASDKEDQENIFNQMSKSNDKFTNRFYSMVAPKVGGNTVCSPLSAHMILSILTYGARGKTAEELRSALYLLSDDSLTQNGFKSLLQSLNNATGLEISLANAIYIQEGITLMPEFLSMNSKYFDSDTPRVDFKNSVESTRQINSWVENQTNNRIKNLLSADAVNEWTKIIMINAVYFKGNWANKFNTEYTENRPFYITKDTKRHIPTMYTKSEYAYAELEELNARAIRLPYSNDDFSMLIILPNEIEGLRNLEQNFNRGSIESTYWRSGKVELFLPKFKVESTINLEEILQEMGIKQVFTDFADLSGISQAPLKVGHVLQKAFIEVNEEGSEAAAATLVQIRCRRMASPPEVFDVNRPFMFAIQHKPSKIPIFVGSIRDLQMLPTKDEL